TCGTTGTATCTCTAGTATATCTTTGGTTGTGATGGCGGTGCGAGCCCGATCTGCGGTTGTGAGTGTACTCACAATTGTTGCTGCATGGGTTGCCCCTTTGAACCGGTCGTTGAGATccttgaagatctttggtGGTTGCCTCTCTTCTATTTGGGAAGTGACCGACTGTTGATTTCTAAGATAGCCTATTATTCTAGGCAATCGTTTTATGAATGCAGTGTAGTCGGAAAATCTTGTTTGTTGTAAGATACTGAAGAGATGTGTGTTGTCTAGCCAGTGGTCCTTTACGATGAAGCGGGGTTTTCTGATTTTTAAGGTCGCTTTTGGAAGGATAATAAGGTCTATTTCAACTGTTATATGAGTTGATGAGATTATGCCTTCTTTGTGTTGATGGTATCGCCAAACCCTGTCTTTAAGAGACGTGGGGAGATAGATACGATCGAGGCGGCGACAATTTCGGAAATTGTCATTCGTGAATAATTTGATTTGAGGATCGAGCCCTCTGAGAGTGTCGTGGAGTTGTAAGCCATGGAAGATAGCATTGAATGCATCGCGTGATGCGACTTCCGTGTTTTGTCCGACGTGAAAGGAGTCAATTTCAGGGTCAAGGACCATGTTGAAATCGCCCCCTAGGCAGACGTGGAATGTAGCTCCTGCGTTGTTTAGTTTGAAGCTTTGGGTGATGATGTCAATTTGGGAGTGTAATGAGGTAAACAACTTGGCCTGAGCCGGATAGTTCCCGCTTGGGCCGTACACGGATATTATGAGGATGTATTCCTCTTTCTCCGTTAGTTTGATGATGGCGTCAGTTGCATAGGGAGCAAGGTCGGCGTCTAGATCAAGGTTGTTACTTGATATTTGCTGGAAGTGGGAGTACTGGAGATTTAAGATTATCCCAGTGCGTGATGAAGTGTTGGTGTAGATTAACTCCTTTTGGGAGTCTTTCAATGTATTCAGGAGCCCAAGAATCCATTCCGGTGTCAAATTTGGCAGCGAAGTAGAAGAGGTTTCCTGGAACAGGTTGTTGTAGTTTAGGTTTTGAGAGTGGAAAACAGTTTCCTGGATGAGGAGAATGTCGCATTTATGTGCTAGTTCTCGAATTTTCGCAGGATCCTGGTTTCGTTGAATGTTCTTGGATCTAATCGTTATTAAGTTGTTGCGATGATTCACTTCCGATGCCTTTAAGGTCGGATTGGTTATCGCCGTATCTAGTAGATTACTCATATTAATAATCTATTGTGTTGGAGGGGTTGGCTTCGTGTGAGCCAATCGTGACAGTTACCGGTTGATGAGCCAAATTAGTATGGTCAACAATGTCCTGGTGTATACTTGGAGAGTCGACTTGTGTTGGGTCGACgctttgactttgaaatctTAGTGAAGGGTCAGATCTTTCCATGTTGTCCAAAATTGTGGATTCCGGTTCCCCTAGAGTGGATCCTAGTGGGGAATCCGTGATATCCATGACTCTGGCAGGAGGATCTGTTATTGGCGGAGGATCTCGTAGTGTTGGGATGCGGCTGGCTGAGGTGTTTTGTGCCTGCAGTTCGTCGCGGCTTAAACTAAGAGTCTTATTAAGTGCTTCATGCACCCTTTGGGACTGTCTTAGAGTCTGACTTTTGTTGGAGTGGGAGAGTCCTATAATAGGAGAGTAAGGGGTCGGTTGCTTCCTTGTGAGAGGGGCTAGGCGACCCGAGTAGGATGGTGAAGAGATTGGGGTTGCTAGGGGTTTGGTTTTTGATGTGACAAGGGATTTACCTTGCTTTCTTGGGCGAGGCGTGATTGGTTGAAGGAGCGGTTGTGTTCTGGTCGGTTTGTTGCCAGCGGCATTGATTGTAGGTTCTGGGAGGAGCTCCATTTCTTGGTCCTGAACCTGGTGGCTAAGGATGACGGATGCTTCATCGTCACggatatcttcatcttcgtctgaatCGGTGTATCTTACTgtttcgtcatcatcatcttggATGTATTCCCTTTGGATTTGATCTTGTGGTCTCTCGTTGTTTGAGGTATTGCGAGGTACCCCTGTAGATTTAGGGTGCATGATAGCTCTCATGGTTTGGTGGGAGTCAGGTTGTGCTGACTGGTTATGGCTCACGTGTTCTGTTACTCCCGATTCTGGGAGGTCGGCGAGTGGCGCGAATCGATTACCTCCTTGTCTATGTTGGGAGATTAAGGGTTGTGGTTCCTTTCGGCGTGGAGCGCCTTTGGTCACCGGGTTAAACCCATCGTCGTccttttgatgttgtttgTATGGACGTGCGTTGTTAGGGGATTCGTTCTGATAAAAATAGGGTACCTTTGCAACCGGGGCCTTGAATGTTGGGCATCGTTTGGTTGAGTGCTGATTGGTGTGACAtttgaaacagaattggTATGATGAGATAATGTCTAGTTGTACACCCTGCATGAAGGCGTTCTTTCTGTTTGGAATCCTATCCGATTCCGTCGCAATCAAATAGAAAGCAGACTGGAATCTTGACAGAGTCGATCTGCCTTTGTGGAGTGGTACTTCCCTTCGGTGTTTAGCTAGAATATCGTATACGATAGGCTCTCGTTCTTCCCTGCGTAAAGACCTGTATTGAGGTACTTGATACGTGTCAAGCGTATTTGGGTTGAACATTGCTTCTAATAGATTGTCTAAGTTTTTGTTTCCAATTGGGGCTTTTATACCCACAAGAAAGACGTTGGGATAACTAGAAAGAGGAATAAGTTTAAGTGTAAATCTGTAGTTGCCTTCTTCCCCTGTGTAGTAAGGGTCgaatatttcttcaaatttagTCTTCAGCCATTTCTTTGGACCTTGAGATTTGAAGCGTGGAACTACAGTATTACTTTCAGTAATGGAGAAGTTAAAGTTTAAGTGCAGATTGTCCCGGATATGTATGTGGAAATACTCCTTTATGTCATAAATCCTTTGAGTGATTTGAAGTGttttctccaactcttcaatttcaagttgggtATTGTTGATGCCCCGCTTCAACTCCTGCTCCAGAGGGTCCCCTGGGGATATCTGGTTTTGGTAAAATTGAAGTGATTTTTTGAGACTGGCAATACTCTGCTCGGTGTGTTCTTCTAACTCATCTAACCTATCAGGTATAGTCTCCTTAAAGTGGGTAAGAATTATCCTAGCTTTGTCCTCGATGCTCATTTGGGGTTTTAACAGGTTCAGTCTGTATTCAAATGAGTCAATGTGGACTCTTACATctaacttttcagcaacgTTTCTGCCGATTGTGCTGAGGGTTGACACTCTTACCTCCTCAGGCGTATCCCAGTCGTCGAACCTTTTCTGTTGGCCCTTATAGTTTGCTTCCGATAACCCTTCTAAGTGACTGATAAGTGTCGAGTATGTGTCAAACTGGTCAAAGACTTCATTGGTGGTAGGAACGtccatcttcatctgttCTTGGAGGGCCTCCATTTTCAGTCTGTATGTTTGAAGTATTTTGTCGGATTCTTTATCGggaacatcttgaagaatatctGCCCATTTCGCCTTATTAGGGTTTGGAAGAGGAGTAGATCTAATTGCCTTGGGGTTTGAGGGATGAACCCTTTTCTTAGAAGAACTCTTTGTGGTTCCTAAGAGTGGGTATTCCTCTGCTTCAAGGTCTTGTGTATTTTTTTCTGGgatttttgtattttctgAGTTTTTTTGGTTTTTATTTAAGTATTGTAAAGAttcagaatttttttgggtttttgtattttctttAAGTTGGTGTACAAGGagagaatcttcttgttcgGGCAAGTTCGAGAGGCTGGTTGTAGAATCTAAAGAAATGTGATCcatttcattatcatcgtttgcagccatttcctGGTCGTGTACCTCGTTAGGCACgtgactttgaaaaatttccgAAACTGAGGTTTCAAAACTTTCCATAGTAGGACTTAATGGGGTCTGGTTCTGAATAACCAGCCCTTCCATGGGATTATCCCGTAGTTGGGCCGGTTCCTCAGAGGTAGATGACACTGCAGTCACGAAGGATGGCTCTAAATTGCCGTTTTCATCGGCATCTGTGGACTCGCCATCGAGGTCCATCAGATCAGGGGGTGCGACATGGTCGTGTGGATTTCGGTCAATATCCGGTGGTTTTGGCTCGTTTAAGgcttgatttgaagagctttcaccagagaaaacCCCTAGAGGTCCCTCTGGCTGATTGATTGGTCGTAGTTCTGACATTTACGGCACTATTTTTCTATTGCGGTATTTCACGGTCACGTGATCAAATTTCATTGTTAACTAATTAGGTCTAAATATTGACTCGTTCTAATGCGGAAGCGCCTCCTTAGCTTAGTGGTAGAGCGTTGCACTTGTAATGCAAAGGTCGCTAGTTCAATTCTGGCAGGAGGCATAGAGCCAAATTCAAGGCGCAAATGGTTTAGTGGTAAAATCCAACGTTGCCATCGTTGGGCCCCCGGTTCGATTCCGGGTTTGCGCATTTTTTTGTGATTTTTTTAACGAATATCAGAAAAACTAAATTTTTTGCTATTCATGGATTTTAGAAATCCGAAAGGCAATCTCTTTTGCTCTCGTGCTCGTCTCGTTTGTAGGTTTAACAAAGCAATGTCTAAGGTAGCAGTATCAAGAGCTGTGAAGGCTGGTAAGTAATAGCATTTTCATTTATCATCGAGATCACAATACTAACTAGTCTATTTAATAGTTCAGAAGTTCTATCCAATCGCATTGGCCGATAAAACCTGGGATAATACTGGGTTGTTACTCGATTCAAGTTCTGATAATATTAAATCGGATCAACTCAATATACTCCTCACAATTGACTTGACTCAATCTGTTGCCGAAGAGGCCGTCAAGAAAAGTGCCAATTTTATCGTGGCTTACCACccattcatcttcagagGATTGAAGAGCATTACAACGAAAGATCCTCAACAAAGATCGCTTATTAAACTAATCCAGAATAACATTAGTGTATACTCCCCACATACAGCAGTAGATAGTGCCTATGGCGGGGTCAATGACTACTTGGTAGATGGAATAACTTACGGATTCGATATTCAATCTagagaagcaattgaaaaggatGAAAATGCTCAAGATTGCGGGATGGGCCGTATAGTTactttgaagaaaccaGCTCCCCTTTCTAAGCTAATTGGAAACGTTAAATGCAGTTTGGGTTTGAAATATGTTCAAATTGCTCGGGGTAGTGGCACATCTAAAGACCATGAAGTCTCCACCATTGCTATCTGTGCTGGCGCGGGAGGCTCTGTATTCAAAGGAATCAAGGCAGACTTATACTTTACAGGAGAATTGTCACATCACGAAGCCTTGTATTTCACGGAGTCAGGATCATCAATTATCACAACTAACCACTCCAACACCGAACGAGCATTCCTAAAAGTCATTAAGAAGCAATTGTCAGAGACCTTGCAAGACGCCAATGTGTTTGTAAGTGAAACCGACAGGGACCCATATGAATTGGCATAAATAGAGAGTCTACCACCATATTATGGGGAAGCTTTGCATGATGTTATAACAATATCACGTGATTGATTTATTCTTGAGCCTAATTTGTAACTAGATAGAAGGAAGAGGTAAAGAGGGACATaattattttcaaatatAAAGACAACATCAGCATATGCAAACAAGTAGAAAGTGATTTACAGTCCAATAATAAGTACGCAATATTTGGGTGTAGTTCGATTTGCAACTTAGCTTTGTATACGTTGAAGTATGGTGAAGACTGAACCCCAGAATTTGCGTCTCTATGACCTTGAGGGATGTCTCCCTTCCTACAACGTGAAATCCACAATTGTACAATGTGTTGGCACTGACTATGTGTTTCTATATGGTGGTTTCGATGATATGGATATTTTGGATAGCAATGTGTACttattgaacttgaagaccAAGACCTGGGAGGTGGACGATAAGCATGATGGTTTATATAGAGAGGGTCATCTGGCTGTCTATATAAGCAATGGCAATATTTTAGTGTTCGGAGGTGTACCATACGATGAGTTTCCAGTACCTTCAGTTACTCGTCAAAGAACTGCTCCTGCAACGTTTCGAAAAGATAGTTTGATGATGATCTACAACATATACGACAGGAAATGGATCGGACCTCCACCTTTTGCGCTTGATAATGCGCCATCTTCGAGATCAAGACATGCGTGCTGTCTTTCTCCGGACCATTCAAAGCTATACGTAAGCGGAGGACTTGTTAAGTCTGCTCCATTGGATGATTTATATTGCTATGACTTGACTTCTGGTTCGTGGCTGGGTCCAATAAGATTCGTATCTCGTTTTGATCATTTCATAACAGTATATGGCGATAAGCTATATTCATTTGGAGGTTTGGATAAGGACATGAACCATGTCAAAGACACAATTACTTTCTATTCATTTAAGAATCATACTATTGGCCAAATCTCCATAATACAAAAACCAGAGTCATCCACTATACTAGGGAAGGAGGACGAGCTCAACCTGGAGTTTGATTCTCATAGCACATACAATCCAAATGATTGCGAACGTCTATACGTCGACTCAGTCATTAATCTGTCTATCATATTGGATATTTCTCTACCTTCCTGGAGTGCTACATCTGGTGGGTTGATCATATCTAATTTCGATCTTGATGACTTCGAAACTCAAGAAACATTTAATATTCGTAATATTGCCATGATCTACAATAGAGCTAACAAGATCGACGTCATGAACTATTCATGGAAAGAAACATTTgtcaaagaaaatggaaccttgtacttgttggggacaaacttcaacagTACAAATGTGGTTCCTGATACAGCGAATGCAACAGCAGATTCAATACCTGGCGAAGATGGCACCACTGATGGCATGGACGAAAtggaaaacgaagaagCATCGGGCATAGCTAAGTTAGGTGCTCTTTTTGAGATGAAATTGAGTGATCTCGGAATACCATTCCGCAAAAATATTAGCCTCGAGAAAAGTCAAATCCAGAGTAGTATTCCATTATCAATGGATTACGAGAGGTTTCTTTTGAGCGAGCAATTCACTGATTTCGAGATTGTAACTTTGGccgatgaagaagatagagaTAAATATCAAGAATCTTTCTCTATAACGGAACTGGACCCTTCAAGTATCAAAATTGTAAAGGTTCATAAGGCAATTCTATTATCCAGGTGGCCCCATTTTCAAAGATTAATTGCAATTGGGATGGCAGAAACAGTTCTGAATAAGATGTTTATTCCTGAACCACATCGTTGGGTCAAAGGATTGCTTTATTACTTGTACGTTGGAACAATAAATGTTGATTCTTATGTTCATGGGCCATATACAATATTGGATTACCTAGGTTTGTCAATGCTTGCAAATATGTACGAGCTTCCAGATTTGAGGACTTTGGCGATGCACAAATTGTTCAAACTATTcgaccaacttcaactatCATTTGACGCGCAGAACGATGAGatgatttcaatattgcTTAAGCTCTGGCGGGAATTATCCTTTGCAAACGAAATCGTCCTTCGTGTGAAAGTTATGGATATGATAAGAAGATACTGGGCTACTATTACTCGGTCAAAGCCATTCTTCTCGTTGTCCAAGGATGAAATAGTAAAACTTTGCCAAGATTCAAGTGATGAACCTGTTCCCAAGGTCAAAGGAGTGAATATGATGGCAACTCCTCGTTCCAACAGAGCCTCGTTCGAATCAATTGAAAACCTCAGCGATCCACAAACTCCAATTAGAAATACCCATTCTCCGTTTGTTATAGATTCGCCTCACAACCAAAGTAGTTTCACTAGCTTACAACAATTGACAAGTGTTTTCAATGATCATTTATAGCAGAAGTAAATAGTCTAATTATAGGCACTAGAATACATACCAAGTCAGTTACTTTCGCTGTCATCTTTGTTCCCTTTTTTGTCATCACCTGAACCAAATAAGTCACcgaagatcttgttcatcTCGTTTCCAACCTTGTCAAGTATCTCTCCGATATCATCAATAACTTCGTCAACTAGGTTGCCCTTGCTATCCGgatgttcttcaaaatcagtAGGCTTAGGAATTGGCTGAGTTTCTAAGCTTGAAAGTGTAGACTCTTCCGAAATCATCGACTGCAATGGATAATTATTCGTGCTGATAGAAATTGTGACTTGCTTTGAGTCAGAtggtcttttcttccacaatAGATCGTAGGTAGCATTGTAGACCACATGTTCAACAGCAAATGGAAGATCTGGGAACTCTAACTCATCAACCCAATCGTTTGGCAATTCATTTGCACCTGaaattttggaaaagacGTTAACGTCACTGCCACTATTTGGCGAAGGAATGATATTCAATGTGTCACAGATGATGTTGTAAACTTCGGTATTCTTGAACGGATGTACCTTCTTAGAAGCTCCCAATCTCAGATCAAAATATGGTCCATTCCCTAAAAAGATGGCtctcatcaacaattctgtATTATTATAGCCATGAACTCCTTTCGGTGTATAGTCGAAACCTTTCTCCTTCATTTGTTTGTGTGTTGTAATAGAATATCCAATCTTTGGAATGAGCCAAATGGGAGCGAGACGATAGTTAAATTTGTgctccttttcttcaccacCAAAACACCATTCCTTTGGTAATTCCTCGACTTTATATAGAtcgaacttcttggtttcTGATTCTCCTAATTTTTCGATATTGAGTTTTATCTCATTatagatttcttcaactgagTACTTCTTAATTGGTCTTAAACCAAACAATGGCCAACCATCAATATGTTCTAATTTTTCCAAATCGATCAAATCATCCAAATAAATGAGCCTGTCGTTTGAGGTTGGGGCCATTCCGTGGTCACTGACGATTATCGTGTTCACGATGTTCTGTAAGTTTCTCTTTCCGATTTCCTTTTGCATAAGATCGATAAAATCATCCACATACGTTAATGCATCCGTTAAGTTCTGGCCGCTTATTCCAAATTTATGACCGAACAGATCTACAGTAGGCACATAAGTTAAGATCAATTCTGGTCTGTCATCGATGTTTTCTCTGTCAATCCACTTCATAACTCTGTTAACTTTGGAAGACAACAATTCAGAACCATT
This Scheffersomyces stipitis CBS 6054 chromosome 3, complete sequence DNA region includes the following protein-coding sequences:
- a CDS encoding predicted protein codes for the protein MVKTEPQNLRLYDLEGCLPSYNVKSTIVQCVGTDYVFLYGGFDDMDILDSNVYLLNLKTKTWEVDDKHDGLYREGHSAVYISNGNILVFGGVPYDEFPVPSVTRQRTAPATFRKDSLMMIYNIYDRKWIGPPPFALDNAPSSRSRHACCLSPDHSKLYVSGGLVKSAPLDDLYCYDLTSGSWSGPIRFVSRFDHFITVYGDKLYSFGGLDKDMNHVKDTITFYSFKNHTIGQISIIQKPESSTILGKEDELNSEFDSHSTYNPNDCERLYVDSVINSSIILDISLPSWSATSGGLIISNFDLDDFETQETFNIRNIAMIYNRANKIDVMNYSWKETFVKENGTLYLLGTNFNSTNVVPDTANATADSIPGEDGTTDGMDEMENEEASGIAKLGALFEMKLSDLGIPFRKNISLEKSQIQSSIPLSMDYERFLLSEQFTDFEIVTLADEEDRDKYQESFSITESDPSSIKIVKVHKAILLSRWPHFQRLIAIGMAETVSNKMFIPEPHRWVKGLLYYLYVGTINVDSYVHGPYTILDYLGLSMLANMYELPDLRTLAMHKLFKLFDQLQLSFDAQNDEMISILLKLWRELSFANEIVLRVKVMDMIRRYWATITRSKPFFSLSKDEIVKLCQDSSD
- the ENP3 gene encoding phosphodiesterase; putative nucleotide pyrophosphatase precursor (phosphodiesterase; Ectonucleotide pyrophosphatase/phosphodiesterase 3~go_function hydrolase activity~go_process nucleotide metabolism); this encodes MSVNYSSHPQPFAVDVPVTDIDDPDDDVLFQEQTNQTKVVRTDDNHDFLDNLDYEFEDSSSKNFISKIAGFFKSRSKIGGNSYEMLNRENTESEDFEIDSQDNDDDQQYRTFDIRDYQIKLLSNKLKVTTVLGSVLLASLIAVIFHLIGRNHKNVYVNSYNKRIISNSTHDFHPTTLVISLDGFHPHYINPKITPTMHTLLMDGHGAPFMIPSFPSSTFPNHWTLVTGLDPADHGIVGNTFYDPILKKQFVNTDPKRGGLDPDFWKGGEPIWTTAENQGVNAAVHMWPGSEVPTVGPSKDFDRYNGSELLSSKVNRVMKWIDRENIDDRPELILTYVPTVDSFGHKFGISGQNLTDALTYVDDFIDLMQKEIGKRNLQNIVNTIIVSDHGMAPTSNDRLIYLDDLIDLEKLEHIDGWPLFGLRPIKKYSVEEIYNEIKLNIEKLGESETKKFDLYKVEELPKEWCFGGEEKEHKFNYRLAPIWLIPKIGYSITTHKQMKEKGFDYTPKGVHGYNNTELLMRAIFLGNGPYFDSRLGASKKVHPFKNTEVYNIICDTLNIIPSPNSGSDVNVFSKISGANELPNDWVDELEFPDLPFAVEHVVYNATYDLLWKKRPSDSKQVTISISTNNYPLQSMISEESTLSSLETQPIPKPTDFEEHPDSKGNLVDEVIDDIGEILDKVGNEMNKIFGDLFGSGDDKKGNKDDSESN
- a CDS encoding Ngg1p-interaction factor, producing MSKVAVSRAVKAVQKFYPIALADKTWDNTGLLLDSSSDNIKSDQLNILLTIDLTQSVAEEAVKKSANFIVAYHPFIFRGLKSITTKDPQQRSLIKLIQNNISVYSPHTAVDSAYGGVNDYLVDGITYGFDIQSREAIEKDENAQDCGMGRIVTLKKPAPLSKLIGNVKCSLGLKYVQIARGSGTSKDHEVSTIAICAGAGGSVFKGIKADLYFTGELSHHEALYFTESGSSIITTNHSNTERAFLKVIKKQLSETLQDANVFVSETDRDPYELA